The following coding sequences are from one Spea bombifrons isolate aSpeBom1 chromosome 13, aSpeBom1.2.pri, whole genome shotgun sequence window:
- the LOC128471768 gene encoding protein kinase C delta type-like yields MAECLFSGLRWILKKCCPRKLGKYFNRLKKTSDNVPTHSTRDENSELFTDRTFLLKRKKEGSSTENRMRLRKRRRCTASRLYIRKKETTKRRRTSTGSYEHERKRHRNNESHDLGQQVKPTADAHLEEYRSRRMKVPRKRRRSEDCSLAAKRFRNLLPMSVSCLRFHFQLGQGSFGKVMLASVPSKDSLIAVKMIRKRSMKSLHIMRERRILEVARNSPFLCHGYAAFQTETCVFLAMEFMAGGTLESYMDSVGYMTQNTAAFYSAELVCGIQFLHSQGIIHRDLKPQNILLDREGHVKISDFGLAVEGVFGSTVRGHCGTRLYMAPEIYLKKQYGVAVDWWSFGVILFRMLNGTFPFFTGYCKKATVHSIINGRPKYTKALSQEAVDILTCLLKKDPQLRLWMTEYIREHPFFDSINWEDIESRRIPPPYQKAERPNRRFKNIQPIPPVLEIPEDTASPSSNQSLSDTSSLFSDQSLAGVSSSSSDQSLFGFSFVTPDWMF; encoded by the coding sequence ATGGCAGAGTGTCTCTTCTCAggactaaggtggattttaaagaagtgctgccccagaaaactaggCAAATATTTCAACAGGCTCAAAAAGACTTCCGATAATGTTCCAACACATAGCACAAGAGATGAAAACAGCGAGCTCTTCACAGACAGAACCTTTCTGCTGAAGCGAAAGAAAGAAGGTAGCAGTACAGAAAACAGAATGAGactgaggaaaaggaggagatgtACTGCTAGCCGCCTGTATATCAGGAAAAAGGAGACAACAAAGCGcagaagaaccagcacaggcagctatgAACATGAGCGGAAGAGGCATAGAAATAACGAGAGCcatgatctggggcagcaggtgaAACCAACAGCAGATGCACACCTGGAGGAGTACAGGAGCAGGAGGATGAAGGTTCCCAGGAAAAGGCGCAGAAGTGAGGACTGCAGCCTGGCCGCAAAACGATTCAGGAACCTTCTCCCCATGTCGGTGTCCTGCTTAAGGTTTCATTTTCAACTGGGACAAGGGagctttggaaaggtcatgttggcctcTGTTCCTTCCAAGGATTCCTTAATAGCGGTAAAAATGATACGCAAGAGATCTATGAAGTCTCTGCACAtcatgagagagaggaggattctggaggtagCTAGGAACAGCCCGTTTCTATGCCACGGGTATGCAGCTTTCCAGACAGAGACCTGTGTGTTCCTCGCCATGGAGTTTATGGCTGGAGGAACCTTGGAGTCTTATATGGATAGTGTTGGCTACATGACACAGAACACAGCTGCATTCTACTCTGCAGAGCTGGTCTGTGGCATCCAATTCCTCCATTCCCAGGGCATCATTCATAGAGATCTGAAGCCGCAGAATATCTTACTTGATCGTGAGGGCCATGTCAAGATCAGTGATTTTGGTCTTGCTGTAGAAGGTGTTTTTGGAAGTACAGTGAGAGGACATTGTGGAACACGTctatacatggccccagaaataTATCTAAAGAAGCAATATGGTGTTGCCgtcgactggtggtccttcggggtgattctCTTCCGCATGCTTAACGGAACTTTTCCCTTCTTCACTGGCTACTGCAAGAAGGCAACTGTCCATTCTATTATCAATGGCAGGCCGAAATACACCAAGGCATTAAGCCAAGAAGCTGTGGATATACTGACTTGTCTGTTAAAGAAAGATCCTCAGCTTCGCCTCTGGATGACTGAATACATCAGGGAGCATCCGTTCTTTGACAGCATCAATTGGGAAGACATAGAGAGCAGGAGAATACCTCCCCCGTACCAGAAGGCTGAAAGACCCAATCGCCGCTTCAAGAACATCCAACCCATACCACCAGTTTTGGAGATCCCAGAGGACACTGCCTCTCCATCTAGTAACCAGAGCCTGTCTGACACCTCCTCTTTATTTAGTGATCAGAGCCTGGCCGGCGTGTCCTCTTCATCTAGTGACCAGAGCCTGTTCGGCTTCTCTTTTGTCACTCCGGACTGGATGTTTTGA